Proteins encoded in a region of the Niveispirillum cyanobacteriorum genome:
- the prmB gene encoding 50S ribosomal protein L3 N(5)-glutamine methyltransferase produces the protein MSDLSLPATNIVAAELSTVRDFIRYAVSRFNRAGLVHGHGAVTAYDEAAFIVLETLKLPVDQLEPYFDAKLIPAERLALAEIIHQRVTTRKPAAYLTKRTYIQGVPFYVDDRVIVPRSFIGELLFGELFGGEQDFTLVDDVTDVEKVLDLCTGSGCLAILAASIFPLADVDAVDLSPDALEVAKINVADHGLEERVKLFHGDLFKPLKGKKYDLIISNPPYVDKEAMDNLPPEYQAEPRMALVGGDDDGMAIVHRILKEAPKYLNAEGGLLVEVGTGRAALEEAYPDAEFLWLETEHSFGEVFWITREQLLEL, from the coding sequence ATGTCCGACCTGTCCCTGCCCGCCACTAATATCGTGGCGGCGGAACTGTCCACGGTGCGTGATTTCATCCGCTATGCCGTCAGCCGCTTCAACCGCGCCGGGCTGGTGCATGGGCACGGGGCCGTCACGGCCTATGACGAAGCGGCCTTCATCGTGCTGGAAACGCTGAAGCTGCCGGTGGATCAGCTGGAACCCTATTTCGATGCGAAACTGATTCCGGCAGAGCGGCTGGCACTGGCGGAGATCATCCACCAACGGGTCACCACCCGCAAACCCGCCGCCTATCTGACCAAGCGCACCTATATCCAAGGCGTGCCGTTTTATGTCGATGATCGGGTCATCGTGCCGCGCTCCTTCATCGGCGAACTGCTATTTGGCGAGCTGTTCGGCGGCGAGCAGGATTTCACCCTGGTCGATGACGTGACGGACGTCGAAAAGGTGCTGGATCTCTGCACCGGTTCAGGCTGCCTTGCCATCCTGGCCGCCAGCATCTTCCCGCTGGCCGATGTCGACGCTGTCGATCTGTCGCCCGACGCGCTGGAGGTGGCGAAGATTAACGTTGCCGATCATGGGCTGGAAGAACGCGTGAAGCTGTTCCATGGCGACCTGTTCAAGCCGCTCAAGGGCAAGAAATACGATCTGATCATCTCCAATCCGCCCTATGTCGATAAAGAGGCGATGGACAATCTGCCGCCTGAGTATCAGGCGGAACCGCGCATGGCCCTGGTCGGCGGCGACGATGATGGCATGGCCATCGTTCACCGCATCCTGAAGGAAGCGCCCAAATACCTGAACGCCGAGGGTGGCCTGCTGGTAGAGGTCGGCACCGGTCGTGCCGCACTGGAAGAAGCCTACCCGGACGCAGAATTCCTTTGGCTGGAAACTGAACATTCCTTCGGTGAGGTCTTCTGGATCACACGTGAACAGCTATTGGAGCTGTAA